ATCGCTGCACGAAGTCGCCGAGGGGTACGTGGAACGACGAGCCGCGCTCGTCGCGCGCTACGTAAAAAAGCGCGTGACCGATGCGGTTGGAGATGCAAAGCAATGCGCCGCCCTGCTCACCGACCGGCTCGAAGTCGAACTTGCGCAGCTGGGCGGCCGGCAGCAATGACCACGGCAGTTTCAGAGGACCGCCAGAACCCACGTCCGCGAAACCGATGGTGGCGCCGACACGCTCGAAAAGGCGGGCCATGAGGCGCGCCTTGCGCCGATTGGTGATGTCGAACATTCGTGTGCTCAGATTGCCTCGGTCACGCCGTGTTTGCGCAACCAGTGTTCGACCATCGGCACCTGCCATTCGTAGTCGATGTCGCAACCACCCCAGGAGACGATCGGGTGGATGCGCTGTCCCATCCACTTCTGCGGCAACATGCCGTCATCGAGATTGTCGAGGCAGCGCGACCGCACCACCGAGATGCCCATGTCGGCGAAATACACGCTGCCCTGCGAATCGCGATCGCAGTTGAGCGTCTTCGGATCGCCAAAGGTGTCGAAGGGCACAAAAGGATGCAGGCAGCCGTCCGGACCAACCTTGCGTGCGCGCAACGGGCTCCACATGTTGTATTCCGATACGGTTACCGCCGAATCCAGTGTCGCATCGGCGCGCAGCGCAACGATGCCGGCGTCAATCTGGTCCGCGGTCAGCGTCGCCGCATTCGCGAACAGCAGCACGATGAGATCGAGATTCTTGCCCTCGCGGGCGAGCCGTTGCTTGATCTCTTGGTAGCCATGCACGAAAACGTGTTCGCCCAGCGCAGCTTTTGTGGCCAGATCCTTCGGCCGCTCGATCAACTCGGCACCATACTGCTGGCCGATGGCCATAATTTCGGGCGAGTCGGTGGACACGTACAGTCTGTCGACGTATTTCGAAGCGCGCGCTGCCATGAGCGGATAGGCGGCCAGAGGTCGACCAAGGATGGGATAGAAATTTTTGTTCGGAAAACCGGTGCTGCCGGCACGACCGATCATCAAGGCGGCAATCAAGGTTTTTTCCTCCAGGCCAAGAATGCTGACGGACAGCGCGCCCCAGACACCGTGCGACACTCGCTCACCGTCCCGCCCCGCCCGTTCTGAGTGATTCGTTGCGCACGTCGTCGA
This sequence is a window from Pseudomonadota bacterium. Protein-coding genes within it:
- a CDS encoding cytidylyltransferase is translated as MIAALMIGRAGSTGFPNKNFYPILGRPLAAYPLMAARASKYVDRLYVSTDSPEIMAIGQQYGAELIERPKDLATKAALGEHVFVHGYQEIKQRLAREGKNLDLIVLLFANAATLTADQIDAGIVALRADATLDSAVTVSEYNMWSPLRARKVGPDGCLHPFVPFDTFGDPKTLNCDRDSQGSVYFADMGISVVRSRCLDNLDDGMLPQKWMGQRIHPIVSWGGCDIDYEWQVPMVEHWLRKHGVTEAI